Proteins from a genomic interval of Sulfurospirillum oryzae:
- the hisS gene encoding histidine--tRNA ligase, giving the protein MINALRGMKDTLSPQSEVYQHIIETCTRIAQNYGFSFIETPILEETALFKRSVGESSDIVGKEMYQFVDKGENDVCLRPEGTAGVVRAFIQQKFDKAGGNRRFFYHGPMFRYERPQKGRLRQFHQFGAESFGESDVREDATIILMLRAIFEALGIGFSLEINSLGCPSCMPQYRATLVKFLETCEGLCEDCERRKLTNPIRVLDCKNEQCKTLLSKAPLIVDHLCVTCKEDFAILKGILDQFDVSYVVNPKLVRGLDYYSKTAFEFVSSEIGAQSAIAGGGRYDRLVEFLDGKSTPAVGFAMGIERLMELVKMPELEREGYYIGALCNEALDVVFELVDRKRKTAKVLTDYDAKSLKNHLKIADKNNVKFCVCIGEDELEKQTVWIKDLVSKEEKIINIAHF; this is encoded by the coding sequence ATGATTAATGCGTTACGTGGAATGAAAGATACGCTATCTCCGCAAAGTGAAGTCTATCAGCATATTATTGAGACGTGCACACGTATTGCACAGAATTATGGGTTTTCGTTTATTGAAACACCTATTTTAGAAGAGACAGCCTTGTTTAAACGCAGTGTGGGTGAAAGTAGTGACATTGTAGGCAAAGAGATGTATCAGTTTGTCGACAAGGGTGAGAACGATGTCTGTTTGCGTCCAGAGGGAACAGCAGGTGTTGTAAGAGCTTTTATTCAACAAAAGTTTGATAAAGCCGGCGGTAATAGACGCTTTTTTTATCATGGACCAATGTTCCGTTATGAAAGACCTCAAAAAGGCCGCTTACGTCAATTTCACCAATTTGGTGCTGAGAGTTTTGGCGAAAGCGATGTCAGAGAAGATGCAACGATTATTTTGATGCTTAGAGCCATATTTGAAGCTTTAGGCATTGGGTTTAGCTTAGAGATTAATTCACTGGGCTGTCCTTCATGTATGCCACAATACCGAGCTACTCTTGTGAAGTTTCTTGAAACGTGTGAAGGATTGTGCGAGGACTGTGAAAGAAGAAAGCTGACTAACCCTATTCGCGTGCTTGATTGTAAGAACGAGCAGTGTAAAACATTGCTCTCAAAGGCTCCATTGATTGTGGATCATTTATGCGTTACATGTAAAGAAGATTTTGCCATACTCAAAGGTATTTTAGACCAGTTTGATGTCTCCTACGTGGTCAATCCAAAATTGGTTCGCGGACTTGATTATTACTCCAAAACAGCTTTTGAATTTGTAAGCTCCGAAATCGGTGCACAAAGCGCTATTGCTGGCGGGGGACGCTATGATCGCTTGGTTGAGTTTTTGGATGGAAAATCAACACCTGCGGTTGGTTTTGCAATGGGTATTGAGCGTTTGATGGAACTCGTGAAAATGCCTGAATTGGAACGCGAAGGGTATTATATTGGTGCCTTGTGTAATGAAGCGTTAGATGTTGTTTTTGAACTGGTCGATCGTAAACGAAAAACAGCCAAAGTTTTAACCGATTACGATGCAAAATCACTCAAAAATCATCTTAAAATAGCTGACAAAAACAATGTGAAATTTTGTGTATGTATCGGTGAAGACGAGCTTGAAAAGCAGACTGTTTGGATCAAAGATCTTGTGAGTAAAGAAGAAAAAATTATTAATATTGCGCATTTTTAA
- a CDS encoding pyridoxal phosphate-dependent aminotransferase translates to MLSKRIQVLSPSLTLAITALARDLKAQGKDILSFSAGEPDFDTPQRVKDAAIEAIQKGCSKYTAVAGTPEVLKAVAGKLKRENNLDYKPSQIVVNVGAKHSLFNIFQAIIDEGDEVIIPSPYWVTYPEIVKYSGGTPVYIETDETTGFKITPAQLKAAITPKTRVLLFNTPSNPTGSVYSKAELEGLAEVLKGTNVLVVSDEMYEKILFDNLKFTSVASISEDMFNRTITVNGLSKSVAMPGWRFGYLACPIKEIVDAIVDLQGQSTSNINSITQKAAIPALEGLVDDDIESMRVAFERRRNMAYELLSSIKGLSVVKPDGAFYLYVNTKAVENDSMKFCSKLLEETGVAVVPGLGFGTEGYFRLSFATDDATIKDGIGRIKAFVENYK, encoded by the coding sequence ATGCTATCAAAAAGAATCCAAGTATTATCACCCTCTTTGACTTTAGCCATTACAGCTTTAGCAAGAGACCTTAAAGCTCAGGGAAAAGACATCCTTAGCTTTTCTGCAGGAGAACCCGATTTTGACACACCGCAACGTGTGAAAGATGCTGCTATTGAAGCCATTCAAAAAGGTTGTTCAAAATATACTGCTGTTGCAGGTACGCCTGAAGTGCTTAAAGCAGTTGCTGGCAAACTTAAGCGTGAAAATAACCTCGATTACAAACCTTCGCAAATTGTAGTCAATGTTGGAGCAAAACACTCTTTGTTCAACATTTTTCAAGCAATTATTGACGAGGGCGATGAAGTCATCATCCCTTCACCTTATTGGGTAACCTACCCTGAAATTGTTAAGTATTCTGGTGGTACACCTGTTTATATTGAAACGGATGAAACAACTGGTTTTAAAATTACACCGGCGCAACTTAAAGCTGCCATTACACCTAAAACAAGAGTGCTCTTATTTAATACGCCTTCAAACCCAACGGGATCTGTTTATTCAAAAGCAGAGCTTGAAGGTTTAGCTGAAGTTCTTAAAGGTACAAATGTTTTAGTGGTTTCTGATGAGATGTATGAAAAGATTTTATTTGATAATCTAAAATTTACCTCAGTAGCCTCTATTAGTGAGGATATGTTTAATCGCACCATTACCGTTAATGGCTTAAGTAAATCTGTGGCTATGCCAGGTTGGCGTTTTGGCTATCTTGCCTGCCCTATCAAAGAGATTGTTGATGCGATTGTTGATCTTCAAGGTCAAAGTACTTCCAATATCAACTCTATTACCCAAAAAGCGGCTATTCCAGCACTCGAAGGTCTTGTTGATGATGATATTGAGAGTATGCGTGTTGCTTTTGAGCGTCGTCGCAATATGGCGTATGAATTGCTCAGTAGCATTAAAGGACTTTCTGTTGTTAAACCAGATGGTGCTTTTTATCTCTATGTCAATACCAAAGCCGTTGAGAATGATTCAATGAAGTTTTGCTCAAAACTCCTTGAAGAAACCGGTGTTGCGGTTGTTCCTGGTCTTGGTTTTGGAACAGAAGGGTACTTTAGACTCTCGTTTGCAACCGATGATGCAACGATCAAAGATGGAATTGGACGCATTAAAGCGTTTGTTGAAAACTACAAATAA
- the cysE gene encoding serine O-acetyltransferase codes for MNSVSLWEKIKEDFSQPILHDPAINSKIELFFNYPGVWALVNYRIAHALHVKGFRTLARAIMGISQIITNMDIHPACTIGRRVFFDHAFGVVIGETAIVGDDVLIYQGVTLGGVSLERGVKRHPTIGNHTVIGSGAKILGDITIGENCRVGSNSVVVKSIPNDSTAVGIPARIIEKGRDKNPMAHNKIPDINKELFIYMFKRIKLLEEAVLSTHKDLKIKDDELEVLYKCYLESVKE; via the coding sequence ATGAACTCCGTCTCTTTGTGGGAAAAAATTAAAGAAGATTTTTCCCAACCGATTCTGCATGACCCAGCCATAAACTCTAAAATAGAGCTTTTTTTTAACTACCCAGGTGTATGGGCTTTGGTAAACTATCGCATTGCACATGCTTTACATGTAAAGGGCTTTCGTACCCTTGCCCGCGCTATTATGGGTATTTCTCAGATTATTACAAATATGGATATTCATCCCGCCTGTACGATTGGTCGTCGTGTTTTCTTTGATCATGCCTTTGGCGTGGTTATTGGTGAAACGGCGATTGTCGGTGATGATGTTTTAATTTATCAAGGTGTAACGCTTGGTGGTGTGAGTTTGGAGCGTGGTGTGAAGCGCCATCCAACCATTGGAAATCATACGGTTATTGGCTCTGGAGCTAAGATTTTGGGCGATATTACGATTGGTGAGAATTGTCGCGTTGGATCAAATTCGGTTGTCGTAAAGAGTATTCCTAATGATTCAACAGCGGTTGGAATTCCTGCTCGTATTATCGAAAAAGGGCGTGACAAAAACCCTATGGCACACAATAAAATCCCAGATATCAACAAAGAGCTTTTTATCTATATGTTCAAACGTATTAAACTTTTAGAGGAAGCGGTTCTAAGTACTCATAAAGATCTTAAAATTAAAGATGATGAATTAGAAGTGCTTTACAAATGCTATTTGGAATCGGTCAAAGAATAA
- the coaD gene encoding pantetheine-phosphate adenylyltransferase yields the protein MRVAIYPGTFDPITNGHMDVIKRAKKLFDKVLIAVAISEEKRPMFDIETRVEMVQAAIQHLDGVEVEPFDNLLVNFSKEKDIRVMIRGLRAVSDFEFELQMGYANASLWSEIETVYLMPSLKNAFISSSVVRSIAKHGGDVSHLVPPTVLPYLQSRFTCM from the coding sequence ATGAGAGTCGCTATTTATCCAGGGACATTTGATCCTATTACCAATGGTCACATGGATGTTATAAAACGGGCTAAAAAACTTTTTGATAAAGTGCTTATTGCTGTAGCCATTTCAGAAGAAAAACGTCCCATGTTTGACATAGAAACGCGTGTTGAAATGGTGCAAGCAGCGATTCAACATTTGGATGGCGTTGAAGTAGAACCATTTGATAATCTTTTGGTGAATTTTTCGAAAGAAAAAGATATTCGTGTGATGATACGTGGACTTAGAGCGGTCAGCGACTTTGAGTTTGAACTTCAAATGGGGTATGCCAATGCTTCACTTTGGAGCGAAATCGAGACAGTTTATTTGATGCCCAGTTTGAAAAATGCCTTTATTAGCTCATCTGTTGTGCGATCCATTGCCAAACATGGTGGTGATGTTTCACATTTAGTCCCACCAACGGTTTTACCTTATTTACAAAGTAGATTTACATGTATGTGA
- the tmk gene encoding dTMP kinase: protein MYVIFEGIDTTGKSTQVALFAKRHKNVLATKEPGGTPTGLKLREMLLGGALKGSFNAELFLFLADRALHYDSVVKPARHERLVISDRGFLSGIAYACANHNDVDGEFLLQMNRLALEENYPEKMVLFLTNETLMRSRLGSKEHDAIEERGVSYLLQIQDIMRRVVKTLPIKVLEVDASLEIEAIYQQIEEFLND from the coding sequence ATGTATGTGATTTTTGAAGGAATTGATACCACAGGCAAAAGTACACAAGTCGCACTTTTTGCCAAACGTCATAAAAATGTTCTAGCAACGAAAGAGCCTGGTGGTACGCCAACAGGATTAAAACTTCGCGAAATGTTGTTAGGTGGTGCGTTAAAGGGCTCTTTCAATGCAGAGCTTTTTCTTTTTTTAGCCGATCGCGCTTTGCATTACGACAGCGTTGTGAAGCCCGCTCGTCATGAGCGTTTGGTCATTAGCGATCGCGGTTTTTTATCGGGCATTGCGTATGCGTGTGCTAATCATAACGATGTCGATGGTGAATTTTTACTCCAAATGAACCGTTTAGCACTTGAGGAGAATTATCCTGAAAAAATGGTGCTTTTTCTCACGAATGAAACGCTGATGAGATCAAGACTGGGTAGCAAAGAACATGATGCCATTGAAGAGCGCGGTGTAAGCTATTTGTTACAGATTCAAGATATAATGCGTCGCGTTGTAAAAACCTTGCCAATTAAGGTTTTAGAAGTGGATGCTTCCTTGGAAATTGAAGCAATTTATCAACAGATTGAGGAATTTTTAAATGATTAA
- a CDS encoding UbiX family flavin prenyltransferase: protein MKRIIVGISGASGVELGLSFIKALPAEIEKYIIISDHAKVVFAKESNTFLLDDENIGAVTASGSFKCDAMAIIPCSMNTLAKITHGIADNLLTRTASVMIKEKRPLLLAPREMPFSAIALENMLKLSMLGIHIAPPILGYYAKASNLEEMENFLIGKWFDLLGIEHNLFQRWEGA from the coding sequence ATGAAGCGCATTATTGTAGGCATTAGCGGTGCCAGTGGTGTTGAACTTGGGCTCTCTTTTATTAAAGCACTTCCTGCTGAAATTGAAAAATATATTATTATCTCCGATCATGCAAAAGTTGTTTTTGCCAAAGAAAGCAATACATTTTTACTTGACGATGAAAACATTGGAGCCGTAACGGCTTCGGGCTCTTTTAAATGTGATGCTATGGCAATTATTCCATGCAGTATGAATACGTTGGCTAAAATTACGCATGGAATCGCAGACAATCTTTTAACACGAACTGCAAGTGTCATGATCAAAGAAAAACGCCCTCTTCTATTGGCTCCTCGTGAGATGCCTTTTTCGGCAATTGCTTTAGAGAATATGCTTAAACTCTCTATGCTTGGCATACATATTGCACCTCCTATTTTGGGATACTATGCCAAAGCCTCAAATCTTGAAGAGATGGAAAATTTCTTGATTGGTAAATGGTTTGATCTTCTAGGCATTGAGCACAATCTATTTCAACGTTGGGAGGGAGCATGA
- a CDS encoding NAD(P)-dependent oxidoreductase gives MNKYVITLAKTCLGCKKPSCRSGCPVGTPIPEMISLFLAGDIKKAGKMLFENNPLSVICSMVCPHEKHCEGHCVLNKKGTAVSVGSIENYISDLYMNDLQFEKPLRNGKKVAIIGSGPAGIALAFILGAKGYEITMYDAHDKIGGVLRYGIPEFRLSKTILDTIETKLGQLDVTIRPNITIGKNITVSDLFRDDFKAIFISTGVWSPKKLGIKGESLGHVHFAIDYLKNPSVYHLGHTVVVLGAGNVAMDVARTAVRHGAHEVIIMYRKGMDDIPASKHEVECAKIDGVKFDLYKQPIEITEQGVIYSSTDGSDEKGLLEANSVLIAISQNPNDHIIQSARQIEVDGKGLVITDESGRTTMEGVFASGDVVTGARTVVEAVAFSKRVAVAIEEYIDTL, from the coding sequence ATGAATAAATATGTCATCACACTTGCTAAAACATGCTTAGGTTGTAAAAAACCATCATGTCGATCAGGCTGTCCAGTGGGAACTCCAATTCCTGAGATGATCAGCCTCTTTTTAGCAGGAGATATTAAAAAAGCGGGAAAAATGCTTTTTGAAAATAATCCACTTTCTGTTATCTGTTCTATGGTTTGTCCTCATGAAAAACATTGTGAAGGGCATTGTGTTCTCAATAAAAAAGGAACAGCGGTTAGTGTAGGGAGCATTGAAAATTATATTTCTGATCTTTATATGAATGACCTTCAGTTTGAGAAGCCTCTTAGAAATGGTAAAAAAGTTGCTATTATTGGAAGCGGTCCTGCTGGAATTGCGCTGGCATTTATTTTAGGCGCAAAGGGTTATGAAATTACGATGTATGATGCCCACGATAAAATCGGCGGTGTCTTGCGCTACGGCATTCCTGAATTTAGATTGAGTAAAACGATTTTAGATACCATTGAAACAAAGCTTGGTCAGCTTGATGTCACGATTAGACCTAATATCACGATTGGTAAAAACATTACTGTGAGTGACCTTTTCCGTGATGATTTTAAAGCGATATTTATTAGTACAGGTGTTTGGTCTCCTAAAAAACTTGGGATTAAAGGCGAAAGTTTAGGCCATGTTCATTTTGCTATTGATTATCTCAAAAATCCTTCTGTGTATCATTTAGGACATACCGTAGTCGTTTTGGGTGCGGGCAATGTTGCAATGGATGTGGCAAGAACGGCAGTTCGTCATGGCGCACATGAGGTTATTATTATGTATCGAAAAGGAATGGATGATATTCCTGCCTCAAAACATGAAGTTGAATGTGCCAAAATAGATGGTGTAAAGTTTGACCTCTATAAACAGCCCATTGAAATTACGGAACAAGGTGTTATTTACAGTAGTACAGATGGAAGCGATGAAAAAGGATTGTTAGAGGCAAATTCTGTCCTAATCGCAATCAGTCAGAACCCAAATGACCATATTATTCAATCTGCACGACAAATTGAAGTTGATGGTAAGGGGTTAGTGATTACAGATGAGAGTGGACGTACAACGATGGAGGGTGTTTTTGCTTCAGGAGATGTTGTAACAGGCGCTAGGACAGTTGTCGAAGCTGTAGCGTTTTCAAAACGTGTCGCCGTTGCCATTGAAGAGTATATTGATACACTCTAA
- the flgA gene encoding flagellar basal body P-ring formation chaperone FlgA: protein MQYSINSNVLISALSDRNMNVIDSSDGIVIFKQNCTLMGKSDAIENAFLKKFQEVSPFVLIEEKPRISAKSSLPVDFKRYQLVGIHIPDTMLKKSNGTFVAIFKVGDKERKLYFSYEMNAKVMVFKAKRNLLNGKILTNDDYESFLVSLEALPIRAVINEIPQNATTKTVIKEGQILTDYHFDVKKTLSKKESVKALLKEEGLVIEVQATLLEDGDIGDVVKIKTDQGKTLNAKIVSAHEVIILE, encoded by the coding sequence ATGCAGTATTCTATCAATTCCAATGTACTTATTTCTGCTTTATCTGATCGTAATATGAATGTTATTGACAGTAGCGATGGTATTGTCATTTTCAAACAAAATTGTACGCTTATGGGCAAATCAGATGCCATTGAAAATGCTTTTTTGAAGAAATTTCAAGAGGTTTCCCCATTTGTTTTGATCGAAGAGAAACCTCGTATTTCTGCAAAATCTTCTCTCCCTGTTGATTTTAAACGGTATCAATTAGTGGGGATACACATTCCCGATACCATGTTGAAAAAAAGTAATGGGACGTTTGTGGCTATTTTCAAAGTAGGCGATAAAGAGCGAAAACTTTATTTTTCGTATGAGATGAATGCCAAGGTTATGGTGTTTAAAGCAAAACGTAATTTGCTTAACGGTAAAATCCTTACAAACGATGACTACGAGAGCTTTTTGGTGAGTTTAGAAGCTCTTCCAATAAGAGCTGTTATCAATGAAATTCCTCAAAATGCCACGACGAAAACGGTCATAAAAGAGGGACAGATTTTAACGGATTATCATTTTGATGTAAAGAAAACGCTGAGTAAAAAAGAGAGTGTAAAAGCCCTACTCAAAGAAGAAGGATTGGTCATAGAAGTTCAAGCAACACTCTTAGAGGATGGCGATATTGGTGATGTTGTTAAAATAAAAACAGATCAAGGCAAAACATTGAATGCAAAAATCGTATCAGCTCATGAAGTGATTATACTCGAATGA
- a CDS encoding methyl-accepting chemotaxis protein has protein sequence MFNEIKISTKLLFISIVTVLGLVILCYVSINSSIIGKNSLETIYEKNVVPDSEITAARDKFELILNDLIHVTSEFLPTGQAKDRLPLIEKQMKEFFDKALKSDFYAEPTLKQNLNEAYERYSQKIAPKYERIYALYVKDNREDIGDMAVEIESDCKYISKRFDNISKFTNQRVKDISVEISAKLDKNLYLVIGISLLILAITSSLLLAISRYIVRRIDRIGVHLSEITQDLALNRPLVVVNHDEIGHISENLNILLATLQQALIKAKVTMISNSEINKSMQSFSHKITSIAEDQDGIVDNVKKLTSKINRELQESRDISETSATYMKEDYVMLDQMIDTLDQIVDSINRVSQDEQHISSQMHDLAEQTTQIRSVLEMIKDIADQTNLLALNAAIEAARAGEHGRGFAVVADEVRKLAERTQKSLSEIDVTISVVVQSVSSASENIKENSQKVVDLNENAIKISSMANETKEKTAKSLEITNVAYEKALSISKEIDLLTQGVEEATGLAHENKKIADNLMNVSTNLNASTAELEKEITIFKV, from the coding sequence ATGTTTAACGAAATAAAGATCTCGACGAAATTGCTTTTTATATCGATTGTGACAGTTCTTGGTTTAGTAATTCTATGTTATGTGAGTATTAACTCTAGTATTATTGGTAAAAACTCTTTAGAGACCATTTATGAAAAAAATGTTGTCCCTGATAGTGAAATTACAGCAGCTCGTGATAAATTTGAGCTGATTTTAAACGACCTTATTCACGTTACCAGTGAATTTCTTCCTACCGGTCAAGCAAAAGATCGTCTTCCACTGATTGAAAAACAGATGAAAGAATTTTTTGATAAAGCACTGAAAAGTGACTTTTACGCTGAACCAACGCTCAAACAAAACCTCAATGAAGCGTATGAGCGTTATAGCCAAAAGATAGCACCAAAATACGAACGCATTTATGCACTTTATGTAAAAGATAACCGCGAAGATATTGGTGATATGGCGGTTGAAATTGAATCAGACTGCAAATACATCTCAAAGCGTTTTGATAATATCTCAAAGTTTACCAATCAGAGAGTCAAAGACATCAGCGTTGAAATCAGTGCCAAACTCGATAAAAACCTTTATCTCGTTATTGGTATTTCTTTATTGATTTTAGCGATTACTTCCAGCCTTCTACTTGCCATTAGTCGTTATATTGTCAGACGCATTGATCGCATCGGTGTTCACTTATCTGAGATTACGCAAGATTTAGCTCTCAATCGCCCTCTTGTTGTTGTCAATCATGATGAAATAGGACATATCAGTGAAAATCTCAATATCTTACTTGCTACATTGCAACAAGCCTTGATTAAGGCTAAAGTGACGATGATATCAAACTCTGAAATCAACAAAAGTATGCAAAGCTTTTCGCATAAAATAACCAGCATTGCAGAAGATCAGGATGGTATTGTCGATAACGTCAAAAAACTGACTTCTAAAATCAATCGAGAATTACAAGAATCACGCGATATTTCTGAAACATCTGCTACGTACATGAAAGAAGATTATGTGATGCTTGATCAAATGATCGATACACTCGATCAAATTGTTGATAGCATCAATCGCGTGAGTCAAGATGAACAGCATATCTCTTCGCAGATGCATGATCTCGCAGAACAAACAACTCAGATACGCTCAGTTCTTGAAATGATTAAAGATATTGCCGATCAAACAAATCTTTTAGCGCTTAATGCTGCCATAGAAGCAGCACGTGCAGGTGAACATGGACGCGGTTTTGCTGTGGTTGCCGATGAAGTACGAAAACTAGCGGAACGTACACAAAAATCACTCTCAGAGATTGATGTTACGATCAGCGTTGTGGTTCAAAGTGTTTCAAGTGCGAGTGAAAATATCAAAGAAAACAGCCAAAAAGTCGTTGATCTGAACGAGAATGCTATTAAAATATCGTCGATGGCAAATGAAACCAAAGAAAAAACAGCGAAAAGCTTAGAAATTACCAATGTCGCCTATGAAAAAGCGTTGAGTATCTCCAAAGAGATTGATCTTTTAACACAAGGTGTTGAGGAAGCCACAGGGCTTGCCCATGAAAACAAAAAGATTGCCGATAATCTAATGAATGTCTCAACCAATCTTAATGCATCAACGGCTGAATTAGAGAAAGAAATCACTATTTTTAAAGTTTAA
- the speA gene encoding biosynthetic arginine decarboxylase, which translates to MDYGIKTWGNDNFFIEDGKVKVNTGCEPSLIEIIQKIRKDGIRGPILLRFPHLIQKQIRMIYKSFADAKREFGYEGNFSAVYPLKVNQFPNFVKNLVTLGQKYHYGLEAGSKAELILAMAYNNPHAPITVNGFKDNEMISLGFIAAEMGHDITLTIEGLNELESIISIAKDRFGCVPNIGLRIRLHSSGIGIWAKSGGINSKFGLTSTELLEAVNMLRDANLLEKFTMIHFHIGSQITDIAPLKKALREAGNIYAELCRMGATHLKAINLGGGLAVEYSQHKTTLHKNYTLSEYANDVVYLLKDIATQKGVHEPDIFIESGRFVAAHHAVLVAPVLELFSQEYTDQKLRLKEVNPPLVQELYDLLGTMNRKNALEFLHDSIDHMESLLTLFDLGYIDLQDRSNTEILVNLIIKRAVGLVADKKFSEILDIQDRVQERYLVNFSLFQSLPDFWGIGQTFPVMPLDRLDEVPTRSASLWDITCDSDGEIGFNTETPLFLHDVDIKNRDYFLGFFLVGAYQEVLGMKHNLFTHPTEATIIIDDDGYEIENILESQSISDILEDLDYDIKEVQENLNDRIEASDIISEKEKKHILGEIYLFLNDNGYLKTINNEDNAQ; encoded by the coding sequence TTGGATTACGGAATTAAAACATGGGGAAACGATAACTTCTTTATCGAAGATGGTAAGGTAAAAGTTAACACAGGCTGCGAGCCTTCTCTGATAGAGATTATACAAAAGATACGCAAAGATGGTATCCGTGGTCCTATTCTTTTAAGATTTCCTCATCTGATCCAAAAACAGATTCGTATGATTTATAAAAGTTTTGCTGATGCGAAAAGAGAGTTTGGTTACGAAGGTAATTTTAGTGCCGTTTATCCTCTTAAAGTGAATCAATTTCCAAATTTTGTTAAGAACCTTGTTACTTTAGGGCAAAAATATCACTATGGTCTTGAGGCTGGTAGTAAAGCAGAGCTAATTTTAGCGATGGCATACAACAATCCACATGCGCCTATTACGGTCAATGGTTTTAAAGATAACGAGATGATCTCTTTAGGCTTTATTGCTGCGGAGATGGGGCATGATATTACCCTAACGATTGAAGGTCTGAATGAGCTTGAGAGCATTATTTCGATTGCAAAAGATCGTTTTGGTTGTGTCCCAAACATTGGTCTTCGCATTCGTCTTCATAGCTCAGGTATTGGTATTTGGGCAAAAAGTGGTGGTATTAACTCCAAATTTGGTTTGACTTCTACAGAACTTTTAGAAGCGGTCAATATGCTCCGCGATGCCAATTTACTTGAAAAATTTACAATGATTCATTTTCATATTGGTTCCCAAATTACCGACATTGCACCTTTGAAAAAAGCCCTTCGTGAGGCGGGAAATATTTACGCAGAGCTTTGTCGTATGGGTGCAACGCATCTTAAAGCGATTAATCTTGGTGGTGGTTTGGCGGTAGAGTATTCTCAACATAAAACCACACTTCATAAAAACTATACCCTAAGCGAGTATGCGAATGACGTTGTCTATCTTCTTAAAGATATTGCAACACAAAAAGGGGTTCATGAACCAGACATCTTTATCGAGTCAGGTCGTTTTGTCGCAGCACACCATGCGGTGCTTGTTGCTCCTGTTCTAGAGCTTTTCTCACAAGAGTATACCGACCAAAAGCTCAGACTCAAAGAAGTTAACCCACCTCTTGTTCAAGAGCTGTACGATCTTCTTGGAACCATGAACCGTAAAAATGCACTTGAATTTTTACATGATAGTATTGACCACATGGAATCATTGTTAACACTCTTTGATTTGGGTTATATTGATCTTCAAGATCGCTCAAATACTGAGATTTTGGTGAATCTCATCATCAAAAGAGCGGTAGGTTTGGTTGCTGATAAAAAATTTAGTGAGATTTTGGATATTCAAGATCGTGTGCAAGAGCGTTACTTGGTTAACTTTTCGCTCTTCCAGAGCTTACCTGATTTTTGGGGAATTGGTCAGACGTTTCCTGTTATGCCACTGGATCGTTTGGATGAAGTACCAACGCGTTCAGCATCACTTTGGGATATTACCTGTGATAGTGATGGCGAAATTGGTTTTAACACGGAAACACCACTCTTTTTACACGACGTAGACATTAAAAATCGTGACTATTTTCTAGGCTTTTTCTTAGTGGGCGCTTATCAGGAAGTATTGGGTATGAAACACAATCTTTTTACTCATCCAACAGAAGCTACTATTATTATTGACGATGATGGTTATGAAATTGAAAATATTTTAGAATCACAAAGTATTAGTGATATTTTGGAAGATCTTGATTATGACATTAAAGAGGTTCAAGAAAATCTTAATGATCGTATTGAGGCTTCGGACATCATCAGCGAGAAAGAGAAAAAACATATTTTAGGTGAAATTTATCTCTTCTTAAATGACAATGGTTATCTCAAAACGATTAACAATGAGGATAATGCGCAATGA